A stretch of DNA from Candidatus Pseudomonas phytovorans:
AGATCCCTTGCGTGATTTCCAACCACGACGACCTGCGCAGCATGGTCGAGTGGCACGGCATTCCGTTCTTCCACGTACCGGTCGACCCCAAGGACAAGGCACCGGCCTTTGCCGAGGTGTCGCGCCTGGTGCAGGAGCACGCCGCTGATGTGGTGGTGCTGGCCCGTTACATGCAAATCCTGCCGCCACAACTGTGCCGGGACTTTGCTGAAAAGGTGATCAACATCCACCACAGCTTCCTGCCGTCGTTTGTTGGCGCCAAACCGTATCACCAGGCCTCCCTGCGTGGGGTGAAGCTGATTGGTGCGACCTGCCACTACGTCACCGAAGAGCTGGACGCTGGCCCGATCATCGAGCAGGACGTAGTGCGCGTAAACCATGCCGACAGCATCGAGGACATGGTCCGCTTTGGCCGCGATGTCGAGAAGATGGTGCTGGCCCGTGGCCTGCGTTATCACCTGGAAGACCGGGTGCTGGTGCATGGCAACAAGACTGTAGTTTTCGATTGATGATGCAGGGGCTGCTTTGCAGCCCAGGCAACCTTGATGGACAAACCGATGGCCAAGCAACGCAATACTCCCACCGCCTCACCGCCACCCACCCTGGGCGAAGGCTGCCTGGCCCGCTACGACCCCGAAGCCCTGGATGACTCTGACGGCACCGACTTCCCCGGCGCTGCCGAACTTTGGCAACAGCTCAACCCGTCTGACGCCG
This window harbors:
- the purU gene encoding formyltetrahydrofolate deformylase; translated protein: MRTYRLVIACPDRVGIVAKVSNFLALYNGWINEASHHSDEQSGWFFMRHEIRAESLPFGIDAFREAFAPIAEEFSMTWRVTDSAQKKRVVLMASRESHCLADLLHRWHTDELDCEIPCVISNHDDLRSMVEWHGIPFFHVPVDPKDKAPAFAEVSRLVQEHAADVVVLARYMQILPPQLCRDFAEKVINIHHSFLPSFVGAKPYHQASLRGVKLIGATCHYVTEELDAGPIIEQDVVRVNHADSIEDMVRFGRDVEKMVLARGLRYHLEDRVLVHGNKTVVFD